In Solenopsis invicta isolate M01_SB chromosome 1, UNIL_Sinv_3.0, whole genome shotgun sequence, one genomic interval encodes:
- the LOC105198654 gene encoding spidroin-2 — translation MANSPVVNPEIPYVGKIEGGLRAGTMVKIQGKVPPQAVRFAINYQLGPTLNPRDDIAIHVSPRFPEGFVTRNHIESMSWGMEENAGPLWILPGQEFEVLILCDYHCYKIAINGRHFTEFAHRLPFIKVTHLVIDGDVEIHNISYEQVSVEPSKSPGTAPDDVQSANFGPPAPGGLYPTIQPQGGYGPPPPTGYGPPPPTGYGPPPPTGYGPPPGAYGGPDGYNPPRAYGHQPDARQKAEEEGVFGDCLDKVGLALGGLVAAGGVAAAMHAMNKKKEESDEKGHEKTDASKSKTESEGGFGSLAGSLGMALASSLASNALHNNAHAQQGYPAQSGGGVLDSIFGALGSGGSHQPGYPPNQPSGGDGLSGTLGSLLGGVLGGGGGHQQPAYQPSGGYGGYQPSNQGGYPSGGYGGQSSGGSDLLSGIGSALFNSALDGLSKRGKDKSHEEYRSGPSPPNYQPPPPTPPIQRQASRPETPPSSGGHKLSADEISKGLGLDD, via the exons ATGGCCAACTCCCCGGTGGTTAATCCG gAAATTCCGTATGTGGGAAAAATAGAAGGAGGTCTGAGAGCTGGTACAATGGTGAAGATACAGGGCAAGGTGCCTCCTCAGGCTGTGCGATTTGCTATCAATTATCAGCTGGGACCGACATTGAATCCAAGAGATGACATAGCCATTCACGTGTCTCCGCGCTTCCCCGAAGGCTTTGTTACTAGGAACCATATAGAGTCGATGAGCTGGGGCATGGAGGAGAATGCCGGTCCGTTGTGGATTCTGCCAGGCCAGGAATTCGAAGTACTGATTCTGTGTGACTATCACTGCTACAAGATCGCCATCAATGGCAGACACTTTACAGAGTTTGCCCATCGATTGCCATTCATAAAAGTCACTCATCTGGTTATCGATGGCGATGTCGAGATACACAATATCTCATATGAACAAGTATCGGTCGAGCCATCAAAATCACCTGGTACAGCACCAGATGATGTACAATCTGCTAACTTTGGACCACCAg CACCAGGTGGATTGTATCCAACGATTCAACCACAGGGTGGATATGGACCTCCTCCTCCAACCGGTTATGGCCCTCCTCCTCCAACCGGTTACGGCCCTCCTCCTCCAACCGGTTACGGCCCTCCTCCTGGTGCCTATGGCGGTCCTGATGGTTACAATCCACCAAGAGCCTACGGACATCAGCCCGATGCCCGTCAAAAAGCAGAGGAAGAAGGTGTCTTTGGAGATTGTCTGGACAAAGTTGGATTAGCGTTAGGTGGATTAGTGGCAGCTGGAGGCGTAGCGGCAGCTATGCACGCGATGAAT aaaaagaaggaagagagTGACGAAAAAGGTCATGAAAAAACAGATGCTTCCAAGTCGAAGACGGAAAGCGAGGGTGGTTTCGGAAGCTTAGCTGGGTCTCTCGGAATGGCTTTAGCTAGCAGCCTGGCGAGCAACGCCTTACACAACAATGCACACGCACAACAAGGCTATCCCGCTCAATCGGGCGGCGGTGTATTAGACTCTATTTTTGGAGCATTAG GCAGTGGAGGATCTCACCAGCCTGGCTATCCTCCAAATCAGCCGTCCGGCGGTGATGGTCTGAGTGGAACGTTAGGATCTTTACTCGGTGGCGTTCTCGGCGGTGGCGGAGGTCATCAGCAACCAGCATATCAACCTTCAGGAGGATACGGCGGATACCAACCGTCCAATCAAGGTGGTTATCCATCTGGTGGATATGGCGGTCAGAGTTCTGGCGGATCGGATCTGTTGTCAGGAATAGGATCTGCCTTGTTCAATTCAGCTTTGGACGGTCTGAGCAAACGTGGAAAAGAT AAATCTCATGAAGAATATCGTTCCGGACCATCTCCTCCGAATTATCAGCCTCCTCCGCCAACACCGCCGATACAGAGACAAGCCTCGCGTCCGGAAACTCCCCCGTCTTCCGGCGGACACAAATTATCCGCGGACGAAATTTCGAAGGGTCTCGGACTGGACGATTAA